One part of the Candidatus Bathyarchaeota archaeon genome encodes these proteins:
- a CDS encoding glycosyltransferase, whose amino-acid sequence MDESPDKSIESVDNSVTSNAHSTISCIVIVRNMVGTIRKCLESLLKERIDQIIVVDGHSTDGTSQVVDLFPVTHLYDHGKGVPAARNIGLFASTAEYILIVDADQWLPSEFIEKLRNHLNKSNCDAVTCDEIWSGSSIWARAQEASWTQVAYFRNNWIYWPRLMRKSLICAVGGWDENLKGFEDLDLWNRIVAFNPRTLRANLKIYSNADDITVVSALKRGIYSHVSLPVYIARYPSQWQKVLSVAPIGFGVDFVLSLGVLVTTKDLKIAVASFVLRASMSIGRFVGVCLHRFTKEIARYPRTIR is encoded by the coding sequence ATGGATGAAAGTCCTGATAAGAGTATAGAATCGGTGGATAACAGCGTAACCTCTAATGCACATTCAACGATAAGCTGCATAGTCATCGTTCGAAATATGGTTGGTACCATTCGTAAATGCTTAGAAAGCTTGCTTAAAGAGAGAATCGATCAAATAATTGTAGTTGATGGTCATTCGACGGATGGCACCTCCCAAGTGGTTGACCTGTTTCCTGTTACGCATCTATATGACCATGGAAAGGGAGTTCCAGCCGCAAGAAACATCGGTTTATTTGCCAGTACAGCAGAATATATACTGATTGTTGATGCCGATCAATGGCTGCCTTCAGAGTTTATTGAAAAGCTTAGAAATCATTTGAATAAATCTAATTGCGATGCAGTAACCTGTGATGAGATCTGGTCAGGATCTTCGATCTGGGCAAGAGCACAAGAGGCTTCCTGGACTCAAGTTGCATATTTTAGGAATAATTGGATTTATTGGCCGAGGTTAATGAGAAAATCTTTGATCTGCGCTGTAGGCGGTTGGGATGAGAACTTGAAAGGTTTTGAGGATTTAGATCTTTGGAATCGTATTGTTGCCTTCAATCCTCGTACTCTAAGGGCTAACTTGAAAATTTATAGTAATGCTGACGATATTACTGTCGTTTCTGCCTTAAAACGAGGCATTTATTCGCACGTATCATTGCCCGTGTATATAGCAAGATACCCTTCACAATGGCAAAAAGTACTGAGTGTTGCGCCGATAGGGTTTGGTGTCGATTTCGTACTCTCTTTAGGTGTTCTCGTGACTACAAAGGATTTGAAAATTGCTGTAGCATCCTTTGTACTCCGGGCGAGCATGTCAATAGGGCGCTTCGTTGGCGTTTGTTTACATCGCTTTACTAAAGAGATCGCAAGGTATCCAAGAACAATTAGGTAA
- a CDS encoding class I SAM-dependent methyltransferase, whose translation MSILAIKREVIEDTFSHWERLAADKSNNDHSTLGASQTGKRFADVKQLEELMSVDMKNRNILDVGAGYGRFTVSIAEKCCSVTAVEVCPSMINRLAANCNEHGVKNKINIIRADARYLPIQATSNFDGVFCYAVLYILPKKHWDPILKNCSNMLTNKGWMLLTLKHWRNAFRPRFAFGLLYVAAYAVLKIEQKFSKIAFLSKRYGLHGRTEYLISKKNAEKMLLRFFLDVKTRGSPYAVYICKNPRASNLDLRAE comes from the coding sequence ATGTCTATTTTAGCGATAAAAAGAGAAGTAATTGAAGACACATTTTCACACTGGGAGCGGTTAGCGGCTGATAAATCAAATAATGACCACAGTACGCTCGGTGCCTCTCAAACTGGTAAAAGATTCGCAGATGTAAAGCAGCTTGAAGAACTGATGTCAGTAGATATGAAAAATCGCAATATTCTGGATGTAGGGGCTGGTTATGGAAGATTCACCGTCTCGATAGCTGAAAAATGTTGCTCCGTAACTGCTGTTGAAGTTTGTCCTTCAATGATAAACCGCTTGGCGGCCAATTGTAATGAGCATGGCGTTAAAAACAAGATTAATATTATCCGAGCTGATGCCAGATATTTACCGATTCAAGCTACTTCAAATTTCGATGGTGTGTTTTGCTACGCCGTCCTATACATATTACCTAAAAAGCATTGGGATCCTATCCTCAAAAACTGCTCGAACATGCTAACTAATAAAGGTTGGATGTTACTTACTCTAAAACATTGGAGAAATGCGTTTAGACCTCGTTTTGCTTTCGGCTTACTTTATGTAGCAGCATATGCTGTTTTGAAGATCGAGCAAAAATTTAGTAAAATTGCGTTTCTTTCAAAAAGGTATGGCTTACATGGACGAACCGAGTATCTTATTAGCAAAAAGAATGCTGAAAAGATGTTGCTTCGGTTCTTTCTAGATGTAAAAACAAGAGGTTCTCCATATGCAGTTTATATTTGTAAGAACCCTCGGGCTTCTAATCTTGATTTAAGAGCTGAATGA
- a CDS encoding glycosyltransferase, giving the protein MWTKNGSLTLPLVLERIGKVIPASSVGMRLIVDDMSSDNTRAIGEAYGWDVITNKGKGISDGANTALEYVSADFFISFEQDLLLSPVWWKKIPLSFQNSKVAVASGIRFPNKPVGLMRFEKYYSSVYHSPQFASKFVNKKTSVPTLGKNLDNTMYDTDLLKAIGGFPKMSVNAGVDTVLAFKIAKAGFEWRVDHSVASIHLRTGLRDELKHQYSYGSQLAGAWKMITKETGLKPSISRSSVARHILVSPAISLFVAFKTRDPTITYIHPAIWLYQLKGLIQSANS; this is encoded by the coding sequence ATGTGGACGAAGAATGGCTCTTTAACACTTCCTCTAGTTTTAGAACGGATTGGTAAAGTTATTCCGGCCAGCTCGGTAGGTATGCGGTTAATAGTGGACGATATGAGTAGTGACAATACGAGAGCTATAGGCGAAGCATACGGATGGGATGTAATCACTAATAAAGGAAAGGGCATAAGCGATGGTGCCAATACTGCTTTGGAATATGTATCGGCTGATTTTTTTATTAGTTTTGAACAGGATCTGTTGTTATCTCCTGTTTGGTGGAAAAAAATACCCTTATCTTTCCAGAATTCAAAAGTGGCCGTCGCCTCTGGAATTCGATTTCCAAACAAACCAGTAGGTCTCATGCGGTTTGAGAAGTATTATTCCTCAGTATATCACTCTCCCCAATTCGCTTCGAAATTTGTAAATAAAAAAACTTCGGTTCCTACCTTAGGCAAAAATTTGGATAACACAATGTACGACACTGACTTACTTAAAGCAATAGGTGGCTTCCCAAAGATGTCTGTTAACGCAGGAGTCGATACAGTTTTAGCTTTTAAAATTGCTAAAGCTGGTTTTGAGTGGCGCGTTGATCATAGTGTTGCTTCTATTCATCTGCGAACTGGACTTCGCGATGAGCTTAAGCATCAATATTCTTATGGTTCCCAGCTTGCTGGGGCCTGGAAGATGATAACAAAAGAAACTGGTTTAAAACCATCTATTTCACGGTCTAGTGTAGCGAGACATATACTTGTGTCCCCAGCGATAAGCCTTTTTGTAGCTTTCAAGACAAGAGATCCGACAATTACTTACATTCACCCTGCTATTTGGTTGTACCAATTAAAGGGTCTTATCCAAAGTGCAAATTCATAA
- a CDS encoding alkaline phosphatase family protein, producing MAAESFNHCLLVIWVDGLSIDYFSEDKTPFMYELSRKSLTGQYKPLFAFEGIGASIFTGVYPAKHGVWTEFLFDPEESQYKWTRPLTITNRLIDMCADNLRSFPRIIRTAAVFSIFKLTERILNLTLTPMAINIPLNRLKFFKQAISYDLIVKNSLSVPTLFDILKTNKVPYRVLSQSNMKDDKIFKEALVIQKVSLNFFQLGELDLIGHKYGPCSQELSKCLLKVDNEVKEIIESYRKRFDTDVFIFSDHGMVPISSVIDVTKEIGKQGLKDGRDFIVFLDSTIARFWPLNDAVNAILIKILANMENGRLINSEDQKEYSIPIDQKFGEIIWVANPGVLILPNYYQGYERSNGSHGYMPEAKGLWSPFIIQKKEVKPKKIKHIASPMDIFATIASLMDLPVPWPIDGKDLTKIE from the coding sequence TTGGCCGCCGAGTCATTTAATCATTGTCTTCTTGTAATATGGGTTGATGGTCTCAGTATTGATTATTTCAGTGAAGATAAGACTCCTTTTATGTATGAGCTTTCTAGAAAATCACTAACAGGGCAATACAAACCACTCTTTGCCTTTGAGGGAATAGGTGCTAGTATATTTACCGGAGTTTATCCGGCAAAGCATGGTGTTTGGACTGAATTCTTATTTGACCCTGAAGAATCACAATACAAATGGACGCGGCCCTTAACAATCACTAATCGGTTGATTGATATGTGTGCAGACAATTTGCGTTCCTTTCCCCGTATAATTAGGACTGCTGCGGTGTTTTCAATATTCAAATTAACTGAACGTATACTAAATTTAACACTAACCCCAATGGCTATTAATATTCCCCTGAACAGGTTAAAGTTCTTTAAACAAGCTATTTCTTACGACTTGATAGTTAAGAACTCACTATCAGTGCCAACTTTGTTTGATATTCTTAAAACAAACAAAGTTCCGTACAGAGTATTAAGTCAATCTAACATGAAGGATGATAAAATTTTCAAGGAGGCTTTGGTGATACAAAAGGTCAGCCTCAACTTTTTCCAGCTAGGTGAACTTGACTTAATAGGGCATAAATACGGACCTTGCTCACAAGAGCTAAGCAAATGCCTGCTCAAAGTTGATAATGAAGTGAAAGAAATTATCGAGAGTTACCGTAAGCGTTTCGATACTGATGTCTTCATATTTTCTGATCATGGTATGGTTCCGATTAGTTCTGTAATCGATGTTACAAAGGAAATTGGAAAACAAGGTTTGAAAGACGGTCGTGATTTCATCGTTTTTTTAGATTCAACAATTGCCCGATTCTGGCCATTGAATGACGCTGTTAACGCTATCTTGATAAAAATTTTAGCAAATATGGAAAACGGTCGGTTGATTAACTCAGAAGATCAGAAAGAATATTCCATTCCTATTGATCAAAAATTTGGTGAAATCATATGGGTGGCAAATCCGGGTGTATTAATTTTGCCAAATTATTACCAAGGATATGAACGATCCAATGGCTCGCATGGTTATATGCCTGAAGCAAAAGGGCTTTGGTCACCGTTTATAATCCAAAAAAAAGAAGTTAAGCCAAAAAAAATAAAACATATAGCCAGTCCAATGGACATTTTTGCGACTATAGCCTCTTTGATGGATTTACCTGTCCCTTGGCCCATTGATGGTAAGGATCTCACCAAGATTGAATAG